The Thermococcus sibiricus MM 739 DNA window TAATAAGGTCATAATCATAGATTAAAACATCCCTTAGCTGAACCAAAAACTCAAGCTTTTCCTTCAGGCGGTCATCAATTATTTTATTCTTGTGAAGGGTTTCCACAATGTCTTTATATCCTATAGACGGCCCAAGCTCTAGGGCAACAATTATTTCGTTAAAACTATCTAGAATATTCTGAATCGCAAATTCTAACCTCTTATATATTCCATCCTTTGCTAGACCCATTCTTAAGAATTCATCTGGAGTTTCTGGGAATGCATCTTTTATACGTTCAACACTATCTTCCGCCAGTTCAAGTTTGTATTCAATTTCCCCTTTTTTCACCAAAGTACACCAAGAATAATTAAGGAAGAAGAAAAGATAAGGTTTTAGGTTACGGGACAAGGTCCATGGGTTTGAGTTCTTCAAGGAAGTGTTTTGCCAGTTTTATTGTGTTATCAACATCTCTGGCATCAGTTAGCTCGACTTGGGAGTGCATATACTTTATAGGGATTGAAAGGACTGCCGTTGCAACTCCTTCTCTGTTTATCTGCATTATATTTGCGTCTGTTCCTGTGGGCCTAGGACTTGGTTCTATCTGAAGTGGAATCTCATGCTTCTTGGCAACTTCTTCAGCAAAAGCTCTAACTTTTGGGTTGATATTAGGCCCAACATCCATTACGGGGCCTTTTCCAAGTTCTGGAACTATTTTGCCTTTATCTCCGGGTTGTTTTGCAAAGGTTACATCCATGGCTATTCCAATTTCTGGATCAATTGCATAGCTTGCAACTCTTGCTCCCCTCAAACCTACTTCCTCCTGAACACTCGCCACAAAGTAGATGTCGGCTTGATGCTCCTCTAAAGCTCTTGCTACTTCAATCATGGCATACAAACAGATTCTATCATCTAGATATGGCGTAGTAAAGCGGTTTTCATTAAGCCTCGTGAAAGCAGGAGCAAATTCCATTATAGTACCGATTTTTATCCCCATTTTCTCTACTTCTTCTTTTGAATCTGCACCCACATCAATAACTATGGTATCCCAGTCGGCTGCTTTGGTTCTCTCCTCAGGCTTTGTTAAATGCGGTGGGATATGTCCTACAACGCCATAAACATCTCCTTTTTCTCCAAAGATTCTAACCCTCTGAGCCACAAGAGTTCTAGGATCAACTCCTCCAACACTTACTACATGTAAATAACCCTTTTCATCAATATGATTAACCATCAAACCTATCTTATCCATATGAGCAGCAATCATAATCCTTGGACCATCTCCCTTCTTGTGGGCAATAACATTTCCAAGCTTATCTACGTTAATTTCATCAACATGATATGTTAGAGCCTCAATTACCACGTCTCTAATCCCCATAAACTCATATCCAGAAACACCGGGCGCTTCAATAACTCTCTGCATTAATTCCCAGTTGACCATTTCAACCACCCCATTTTCATTTAGATGCTTATCTTAATGTGGTGTTGTACCTTAAAAATTTTTCCAAGAAAAAATAAAGTTAGAGAAGAACCTGCAAAAAGGCCTCTTCTCCAGGTTCCAGTTTTTCTATTTTCCATATCACCTTGCCATTTTCAATTGTAACCTCACCTTTCGTTGCTCTTGCATCAACAGCATCTATTGCCTTTTCATAAGTGAACCCTTGTATTTCCCTGAGTCTCGGAGCCTTTATTTTAACAAAATAATACTTATCCATTTGTTCTTCAAATTTTAGCGGTCTGAACAGGGCTATGTATGAGGTGCTCCCAAAGAGAACTGCAGAGAGAATCAAAATTAAAGGTAGGTTTCCATAATCCTTTGGGTGCAATGGTGGAGCAGGTTTTGTAGTTTGGTTTGCAGAGGTTGAAGTGGAGCTTGTTGTACTGGGAAAGGGTGTTTCTGTCTCTGGAAGTTGTGGCTTTTCAACCTCCACCACAGCTTCTGCTCCAATATATGCATCATTTTCTGCTTTTATCCTAATACTGCCAAAACCAGTCTCATTTAGGTTTATTAGAGCTGTTCCATTTTCATCGGTTGTTCCGTAAGATTTTCCTAAGGGGCCTATCGCCTCTACACTTGCCTTTGGAACCCCAACACCCGAAGAATCCCTCACATAAATCAAAAGTGTTTCATTTCTTTGCTCGTAGTCCAAAAACAATCTCTTAACTTCCACAAAAGTTTCAACTATTTTTCCATCCAAGTTGAGTGTTATCCTATAGGTTCCCGGTTTATTTGCTTCAATAAATGCTGTCCCATAAGAATTTGTCTGCAGTTGGGTTCCTTCTATATTCACCGGAATTCCTCCCACTCCATTTCCATGCTCGTCAGTGACCCTGACAGAAATTACACCATTTTGAAACTTGGCCTCATAACTGAGAACTCTTTGATAAACAAGAAAACTTTTTGTAACAGTCTTTGAAAGTCCTCTAAACGTACTTCTCATTATCACTGTGTAATTACCTACACTGGGTCTTGGGATAAAGATCGGGTATTCCCACTTATTCCTTGGTGGATCTGGATATAAGAAAATGTTTCTCATGTTTCTCTGGGCGATTAGATTATTATTCCTGTATATCTCATATGAGACATCCCCAAAGATAACTCCATTGGATGAAGAAGAAACCAGCAAAGTTATTATCACGTCCTGACCAA harbors:
- a CDS encoding lysyl aminopeptidase, with translation MVNWELMQRVIEAPGVSGYEFMGIRDVVIEALTYHVDEINVDKLGNVIAHKKGDGPRIMIAAHMDKIGLMVNHIDEKGYLHVVSVGGVDPRTLVAQRVRIFGEKGDVYGVVGHIPPHLTKPEERTKAADWDTIVIDVGADSKEEVEKMGIKIGTIMEFAPAFTRLNENRFTTPYLDDRICLYAMIEVARALEEHQADIYFVASVQEEVGLRGARVASYAIDPEIGIAMDVTFAKQPGDKGKIVPELGKGPVMDVGPNINPKVRAFAEEVAKKHEIPLQIEPSPRPTGTDANIMQINREGVATAVLSIPIKYMHSQVELTDARDVDNTIKLAKHFLEELKPMDLVP
- a CDS encoding COG1470 family protein — its product is MIRKIFITIMLIFFLSFTYSPTSAQVPLLLQVPQQYFEAKPGETVSVPVTLVNIGNESIENITIHVSGPIVKGLLYGQEYIKKLEPAETMDKTLSIYVQDVRAGVYDLKIIAKVGVTFIEIPISLRVLTQISYSADIDVGNKYLFGQDVIITLLVSSSSNGVIFGDVSYEIYRNNNLIAQRNMRNIFLYPDPPRNKWEYPIFIPRPSVGNYTVIMRSTFRGLSKTVTKSFLVYQRVLSYEAKFQNGVISVRVTDEHGNGVGGIPVNIEGTQLQTNSYGTAFIEANKPGTYRITLNLDGKIVETFVEVKRLFLDYEQRNETLLIYVRDSSGVGVPKASVEAIGPLGKSYGTTDENGTALINLNETGFGSIRIKAENDAYIGAEAVVEVEKPQLPETETPFPSTTSSTSTSANQTTKPAPPLHPKDYGNLPLILILSAVLFGSTSYIALFRPLKFEEQMDKYYFVKIKAPRLREIQGFTYEKAIDAVDARATKGEVTIENGKVIWKIEKLEPGEEAFLQVLL
- the hepT gene encoding type VII toxin-antitoxin system HepT family RNase toxin, whose amino-acid sequence is MKKGEIEYKLELAEDSVERIKDAFPETPDEFLRMGLAKDGIYKRLEFAIQNILDSFNEIIVALELGPSIGYKDIVETLHKNKIIDDRLKEKLEFLVQLRDVLIYDYDLISDEMAFQNMEEYLRFVEDGIVFLKSFLEGRG